The nucleotide sequence ACCTTGTTAAAAAAttccttttttattttgtgtatacTTAAGTTAATTGCATGCGAAATTTTTGGACTTCGATTGAAGAGTGATTTTGGTGTTGATTATGTTAGATAAGATTATAAACTAACTAGCTTCGATTGATTATGTGATCTTTGTTCGCATGATTATTACTCTGTATTTACAATTTACAAATTAGGGTACAATTGTTCTTTTGTATTTATTTGTTTGATTGTGTTACTGTAGGATCAACTAGATAAGAAAGATCACGTCAATAGCAAGTAAGGGTTTTGCTAACACTTGCTAATGTTACCACTagtagaaatttttaattttttttccgttAATAAATGTATAAATGTACTGTCATAAATGCGTTGAAAATTTCAACTATTTATCTTTCTAATGAAAACATTCTCCATTAAGCACTTTATAAGTGTCTTAGCAAgattcaataaataaaaaatctgGAGGCTGAGTTTGTTGGAGACTGTACTTTTTATGAATGAATTATTGGAATGCTTGTGCTGCATAGTTTTGGAATCCCAACCGTGTGCTGCATAGTTTTGGAATCCCAACCGTATTGAATGTTGGCCAATGAATATGGTAGGTTTATGAAATCCATGCCCCCNNNNNNNNNNNNNNNNNNNNNNNNNNNNNNNNNNNNNNNNNNNNNNNNNNNNNNNNNNNNNNNNNNNNNNNNNNNNNNNNNNNNNNNNNNNNNNNNNNNNNNNNNNNNNNNNNNNNNNNNNNNNNNNNNNNNNNNNNNNNNNNNccccctctcctctctctcctttTTGTGTAAAACATTCAGAAGAGCTGATCTAGCTGACAGAGGGTTATGGGCTTATGGTTATAATCGATTAGGAATCTAATCTGTTCAGGATTGCAAGTTTGTGATAGTTCGTCCGATGTTGAGCTCATCTTTTGGGTGACACAAGTTGAGTTACTTATCTAGTggatttctttttatttctttgtaaGTGGAATGCATGTATTTCAGTTATACAGAAACTTCTGCTGTAGTTTTTGAGCAGTTTGTTGTTTATGACAAAACTACAGTCTACGGATGCCATCTAGTAGAGAGATTATTATGTGACTTTAACAAGGGTTTAATGCCAACTCTGTGGATTTGGCACACACTTCTATATATCAAGAAGAGAGTGTTCTAAGCGCACTTGCAAGTTGCAAGTCATTATTAACATTTCACTACCTATTTCAAATAGGATCTTGTGATTATTGGCTCCGTATAAAATCTAGCAGCAGATGTCTGGGTTTCGGGTCTGGCTTTAATAATGGAAGGTCTATGTGTTGCATCCAATTTGTTAGTCCATTCATTCGTTTTACACTGACACCTTGTTAGATCCAGGCTACACTTGGTGTAGGTTTTTGTTTTTCAGTTCCATTTTCTGAACTTATCCTTGAATATGGANNNNNNNNNNNNNNNNNNNNNNNNNNNNNNNNNNNNNNNNNNNNNNNNNNNNNNNNNNNNNNNNNNNNNNNNNNNNNNNNNNNNNNNNNNNNNNNNNNNNNNNNNNNNNNNNNNNNNNNNNNNNNNNNNNNNNNNNNNNNNNNNNNNNNNNNNNNNNNNNNNNNNNNNNNNNNNNNNNNNNNNNNNNNNNNNNNNNNNNNNNNNNNNNNNNNNNNNNNNNNNNNNNNNNNNNNNNNNNNNNNNNNNNNNNNNNNNNNNNNNNAGGGATGAAAAAGTAAAACAAGAGATAGATCAGAGGAGCTTGACCCAAACCCTGCAACAGCAACGGGtggaaaagagaagatgaaggtgtAGCTAGAATCTCTATGGTGGGTTTCCAAAGACAAGTGCTTTTGGTGAAAGATAGgagcattgttgttatttttgagtcaactcttaatttttaatgaatttatgATCTTTTTACAGGAAAACAAAAATGACTTAACTTGTTTACATACTCTATTTTGTCAAGCTCCTACAACTTAAAGTAAATTGTCTCAAAATCGATAGATTCAATTTGTCTAGTGACTTCTGAGGTTAGAGACTAAATCTGCAATTGTTTTGACCCTCAAAATGTGCTATTTGGATATGTGGATTTATGTGTTGATGTTATACAATATTTAATGAGTCAAGCTAATGTTGTATATATTTTCTCAaactataaaatatttttgaaatgttAAATCTTTATGGGTCTAAAAGTTGAGTTTATTGTTTAAGATTGATCAATCTTAAGTTCTTAAAAAATTTGCTCAAACTCTTTTAGTTTGTGTAATATGCAATTAATGGAAACGAAACCGTGATGAACCTGGATTGCAACAAACCAGTGTGGTTTTCACTCTCCCCCAAGTGTTTTATTGGCAatgccaagttcttgaaagaCCTGGCCCTCTTCTAGTCTGGGTCTATTTTCCAGCTTCCTGAGATGCTACTCCACACAACATCCATCCCTCACCCTATACAATTCTAACCTCCTCACTTCCAATGCCAACTCAGTGAAGTTGGTTACATGCATTTCCCCCGAACTATCAATATATTTCCCCATTTTCCCTTTCTTGATGCACTCTAATAATGTGGGTTCCTAACAGTTTGACAACCTTGAACAGGAGATCAAAGGAGAAATGAGAAGAGGGGCTGAATGACTGTTAGAGGTGGGTCATTCTAACCCTGGAAGGCTTCTGGTTAAACATGTATCTCTTGGATAGaataagagaaagagaagtgAAAAACCTCTATGTGGATGTATTACATCTGTCCTTGCTTGTTTGGTATAGATACCAAGCAATCAATTCATGGCATATTTTCAAGAACAATACATAGCTAGTTTTCTTATTATTCTAGTAAACGAGTAGTTGCCATAATCGCCATGCTGAAATGCATATTTCAGCTGCTCTGCTCTGAGGTTGCTGTAGTGCCATTATTAACAACTGTGATTCAAAGGCCTCAATGTGATGTAAACATTTATCAGGCTTTGCTTTAAGCCAGGCTGGTATTATGTTTTAACAAAAATGGCCAGGCTGGTCCCCAATAGACCTATTGTAGATGAGTAAAACTAGTGTACCCTTGGGTCTTGGTTAATTTCTATGGTGAAATGTTAGAATGTTTGTCATACTACACAAAAATGATAATATCTCTAGTTTATTTCATACTCACAATGGTGTTCAAGCATTAGCTGAGATGCCTGTTTTAGCTATGATTTAATGGGTGTTTTGTTTTGATTTGTTCtaaattaatttcatttttacATTGCACATAACTCCAACAATGCTACCATATCCTAAATGAAGACAAGCAAACACATTCATGCAGCATTTTCTTAtagtttaattataatttttaatatgtaGGGGTTCCATGGACTGAGGAGGAGCATAGAATGTTTTTACTTGGATTACAAAAGTTGGGCAAAGGTGATTGGCGTGGAATCGCAAGGAACTATGTTATATCAAGGACCCCTACTCAAGTGGCCAGTCACGCTCAAAAGTATTTCATCAGGCAAAGCAATGTGTCTAGACGGAAAAGACGCtccagcttgtttgacattgttgcaGATGAAGTTTGTACTCTTGTCTGCAATTACTATCCATGaaataattctttttttattttattttgcatcaAATGAACATTTATGCCACATAATCTACTCATGTTCATTGATAAAATTACCCAattgtttttatttctttaaaGATATAGTGTTTTCTGTTCTAGCTTCTATCATGACTTGGTAGTCATTTGTGATTTGTGAAAATTATCCATTTCCGTTGTTCTTCTGCTTCTGGGTTGACAATTACGAATCTTGGCCGATTCAATGTGCATTAAAATAATCTTGTTAAGACTACTCTAATATCTCAGATTCAATTTGCTCTTTTCTCTTAAACTTTTAaagattttctttatttcttatatttatttatatattttaatctTGATTTTGCAGGCAGCTGATGATACTCCAATGGTACAGCAAGACTTCTTATCAGCTAACCAGTTACAGGCTGAAACAGAAGGCAATAACCCCTTGCCTGCGGTTCCCACCCTCGACGAAGAATGTGAATCCATGGATTCCACCAACTCCAATGATGGAGATTCTGCGCCATTAAAGCCTGAAAACTCTCAACCACCACAACAGCAGTCATCTTATCCGGTGCTGTATCCTGCATACTATTCTCCTTTCTTCCCATTTCCTCTGCCCTATTGGTCAGGGTACAGTCCAGAGCCTAATACTGTGAAGGAGGAGACACACGAGGTGCTGAAGCCAACTGCAGTGCATTCCAAAGCACCAATAAACGTTGACGAACTCGTTGGCATGTCAAAACTGAGCTTGGGAGAGACTATTGCAGACTCAGGCCCGTCCTCTCTGTCCCTGAAGCTTCAAGAAGAAGGGCCATCTCGGCAGTCAGCGTTTCATGCGACCCCAACATGTGGCAGTTCGAATATGAATGAGAGTGCTATCCATGCAGTTTGAGATGTTTGTTTGTGTTGCAAGGAGGGCATTGTATTCATGGCTCATGAAATGTGGTTCTCGTCTTCTCATGTATGTGGTTGTTGGGATATGTATAACCTTAATAATTGTTTCTTTGCCCCCATGATGGGAATTAAcctagtttatttcctttgctggTAGGGAATAGTGTCTAGGAAATTACTTAGGTCTAAATCAAAACTCTTTAAAATATGTCCAGTTATTTGTATTCTCAATGTTATTATGTAAAGTTGATTATGCAGTGTGACAATCTATTTCTCTACCCTGAAGTAGTTTTTGTTTTCCGGATTGTGTTGGATGAATAATACACTAACACGAGTACACATTGTCTTAAATACAGTTGAGGGTAAGCAGATATATGAATAAGGCAGATACCAACTAACCTACGAGTTTAATGGGCTATTTAATGTATATGAAAGCCTTGTGGATATTAATCAGTAGAAGTGTACGGTAGTAATAGCGTGTCTCTTGTTAAGTCATGCCATCTTACTGTTTTGATAAATACAAGATGTAAACTTCCACCAATAGATTCTCTTTTATTATTAGATATTATATTAGTGAGGACATAAGGTGTTTCAACGCCACATGAATTTAAGAATTTTAATACCTACACGATTATTTTCTGTAATTTTGAACCAATTTTTCTTGTTATCTAAGGAACGAATTTTTTGTTTTAGATATTAGAGTAGTAatgatgtttttttttaaaatgtgaaaTGTGAAATCATTTAATTAGAGAAATAAAAATTGAACTGTTCGATTTATTAGAGGTATAGAAATCGAACTGTCcaatttgtatttaaaaaaataaaaaaattaaagtacaAAAATCAAACTCTTTAATTTGTGTACatttcacaattttaaaaaacacaaaaaatacaaTGTTAaagtatattattatttttacttcCATTGAAAAAAAACAGCCGTTGCAAGCAAGTGTTGAAAGGAACAAAGGGTTGAAATGGAGTTCAAAGTTGGGGGTAGGAATAGGACTTTttgagttctttttttttttttactaactcACGTGCTTGTAAAGCTACTCTCAAGGACAAATTTGTGATactttatttagaatgaaaatcTTTCTTTTTCTGATAAAAAACAGAGAAATCTaccttcaaattaaaaaaataaaataacagaagaaAAGAAAGCAAAGTACGCAGCATCTTTGGGCTGGAGATATCATCCAGTGTCAACTATACTATTTTCTGCCTTATCTTATCCCCGTCTATAGTACCGTTagccaaaaaaataaaacatcttttatttatttattttacaccGTTTGTGTTGTTGACCTTATCTTTTGATGTGTACGGTATCCTCTTGATTCAATGTCTTTACTGAAATTATATTAAATTGCATATTTGGTGTATGCCtaacattcttcaactgcaacttgcaTTTTATGTTCGTTTCAAGTCATATATTACCCATACCGATGATATcacacatttttttatttttcaatttgatcttgccaaaattttcaacagtataagaaataaaaaattcacACCTCGGAGTGACGTGACATGATGCACTAGAGTCTATaatccaagtggaatcatcacagATAAGATTCACATAATTtcatcatatgtgataagaacatATTCATAAACAATTGCAGTAGTTTTTTATTACTATCTTTATCTTTGTCTTCGTTTCTTTCCCTTAATTGTTTTCTTTCCAAGAACctacaatacctcttgatatgcccGGACTTGCCACAATGGTGACAAATAAATTCCTTTCTTGGCTTGTACTTTCCTCTTGAACTGCTTCTGACATGTCAGAATTGTGAGATTTTCTACTTTGAATTCTCTCCCATGACTCTGAAATAAGTGCTTCTGACTGGGAGGAGGCATTAATCAAACCTCACTCTCTTCTTCTAACTTCTTCATTCAACATGCTCTCTTTAACCATTGCTAATGTTAACTTTTTATTTGGAGCTGAGTTAGTTAGTGTCACAACCAAAACTTTTCAACTATCAAGCAAAAAACTCAATAACAACGAGGCTTGCAACTCATTCTTTAAAGTGATTTCATTATTTTTCAGTTGGTTCACCGTCTCCTGAAAAATGCTCAAGTGCTCCAGTATTGATTTACCTTCAATATACTTCATATTGACAAGCTTCCTAATCAAGAATGCTTTGTTTTGCACATTCTTTCTCTCATATCTCCTTCAATTTTGTTTCACATTTTCTCGGCATTTGTTTCGGTGTCAACATGTGGACACACGCTAAGAATAagccattgcctaatcaaagcaactgccttccGATTCAGCTTCTTCCATTCAGCATCGGATTTAGTACCTTTGGATTTATCCCCTTCCACAAGATCATACAAGTCCTTGCTATATAACATACTTTTCATGAGGGTCTTTCAAATCGAGTAATTTTGGAATTCAATTTGACCATATTTGCCCCATGAGTATTTTTCTCCATTTAATCAGCACAAAGATAAACAACCAAAACTTTAGATACCACTTTGTTGGAAAAATTGAGGTTCAATAAGAACCTGTTTAACAGCGAAagcactaaaaataatttttccatAAATAGGCAACACCAAAGATATTCCAAGCAGCAAATtcaatggcagaaattaaataatcaaacaCTAAAATTTTATCGTGAAAACCCCCTcccccaaaagagggacaaaaaacctATGGAACCTAATCCAATAAAATCTTCTACTATCAAAACAATGGGTATACAATCAATCTTTCTAGTGGCACTAGGACATCTCAATAATcaacaaaatatatcatcaaaactGATGAAAATAACATAAGCCCTCCACAAAAGTGAGTATCTCAAATCAGATAAAAGAAAAGGCAATATAACTAGCAAGTTATATCTAATATTCATCTCTACACCAAGAATAACAtaataaaatttcataaaaatagagTAAATTTACCAGGTTAATGAAATCAAAATAgtacacacactctctctcacactctctctctctctttctctcttggcTAAAAGCcacttctttcttttatttatttattattttttgttttaaagttATGTGGACCTCACTTATAGTTTGGAAATCCACCAACACAATTCACTCCTCCTAGTATGGTCTAATATCCCTACACCCTTTACAAACAAATAACTTACGACATTGCAAGATTCTTTTGATTTTTTGAGTGTCAAAATCTTTTTGTAGGTACTATTTACTAGTTATCAGATTGAAGGACTTCCGCCATTCCGGTCACAAAATTTTCTAAGTCCATATCTAACCATCTCTTCGTGTAGGTAACCCTTGAACAATTTCTTTGAATATTTGAGGATAGTTTCACAATTCATTCACTCCAAGATGAATTTATTAACTAAATAAaccatctttttaaaattgagaaTTGGATAAAAATGATAGTGAAATGGAAAAGGAGGAGGCAATGGTCATATTTGTGGGTGGCAAAATGGGAAGGATTAGAAAGGGTGAAAATGGTGATAGGTTAGCGGTGGTCGAGGTGGAATTGGGACATGGTGATAGTTATGGTAGATAATGAGATGAcgatgatcatgatgatgatagcGACATTGACAACTAATAAAGGGTGACAGCAATGGGATGAAAGAAAGGGGGTTGGTGGTTGATAATGAAAATAATCATGCTAATGATGCAATGATTGGTTGAGTTAATGGTGAAAGAAGGTGTTATAGTGATAGTGCTTGGTTTTGGTGGGGATGATGATGATAGTGtgtaaataatttatataaatatgttatgcgaaatttatttttcttatgaaAAGAACCATTGTGTTTTTGCTCAATATTGACATTAAGGGTGTTTTGCTATTTTGTGGGTGCAGGTTTCAACACATGAGAGGCGTGGTGAATAGATGTCGTCAGCATCGTGGCAATACCCTGTCAACACGCGGGGGGCATGGTGATTAGGCGTTGTCAGCGACGTGGCAGCACTCTGCCAACACGCGGTGGGCTTGTTACCTCAGGAATCTAACCAGCTTTTGTAGAGATTTTTGCATATTTTCGAGGAGTTGCAGGTGCTGTTTAACACGGGGTGGGCGTGTTAGAGGTGGTCTGCATGCAGGAGATAGCTCTTTCCTACAGAAACCACCGATGCAAGATTAAAGCTCTTTAAATAGAGCTCAACCCTCCCTCCATAACATTTATCCGTAGTGAGTTTGAGAGAAAAGAAGTGTAGCTCCCTAGTAGTGTGTTAGTagtatgtttaaaaaaaaagagtaattatacataaaaataattattagtttgtattaataaaaaatagtgCGTAACTATACCCAAAGGACATATTATCAATTATTTGGATCATCTCAATTATgtaagttgataaaatcttcATTCATTTAAATTAATAGatatatttaatgaataaatatatttttattgtacCAGCCTAACAGGTATCTAATGGTTCATAAACTGGATTCACCAGAGACGTGGAATCCGATGATAGAAGACGCTTTACGAGTAATGGAATTCTACCACGTTTCTAGAATTGGAGTGATCAGAGGATTTTATTCCTTACTATCTGCTTTGGTGGAAAGGTGGAGGTCGGAGACTCACACATTTGTATTGCCAGTGGGTGAGGTTACTGTGACATTGGAAGATATCGCTCATATATTTAGCCTACTCATTGATGGACAGGTTGTGAGCAGCTGGATAGATAGCAGTGGCAAATTCATGCAGAGTTAGAGTATCGTGATTTTCGGCCGCAAACCCATTATGAGTAGTTCCTCCAAATCTTATATAAAGT is from Arachis ipaensis cultivar K30076 chromosome B01, Araip1.1, whole genome shotgun sequence and encodes:
- the LOC107629829 gene encoding transcription factor KUA1 (The sequence of the model RefSeq protein was modified relative to this genomic sequence to represent the inferred CDS: added 75 bases not found in genome assembly) → MTRRCSHCSHNGHNSRTCPNRGVKLFGVRLTDGSIRKSASMGNLTHYAGSGSGSGPIHASGSNNPGSPGDNHDNAATADGYASEDFVPGSSSSSRERKKGVPWTEEEHRMFLLGLQKLGKGDWRGIARNYVISRTPTQVASHAQKYFIRQSNVSRRKRRSSLFDIVADEAADDTPMVQQDFLSANQLQAETEGNNPLPAVPTLDEECESMDSTNSNDGDSAPLKPENSQPPQQQSSYPVLYPAYYSPFFPFPLPYWSGYSPEPNTVKEETHEVLKPTAVHSKAPINVDELVGMSKLSLGETIADSGPSSLSLKLQEEGPSRQSAFHATPTCGSSNMNESAIHAV